One Acropora palmata chromosome 2, jaAcrPala1.3, whole genome shotgun sequence genomic window, tcatgtctttcgaacatttgtaagttaagacttctcattcagctgggttgacgattgtaaataaagacgttctgccgtcttcagttgtatttttgttattgttatgtgattgtttaagggaaagtctaaatatataacaaagcacttaatgtatagtccctcgggaaactagttagttttgttttccctcgagtcctaatgtttccctcgacttcgtctcgggaaacatcaggactctcgggaaaacaaaactaactgtttccctcgggaccatacattaagtgtataataTTTTAGTTCCAGTAAGAGAACCAATACAATTTACGAAACTGTCGGAAGTCTGAGGGCAAAAGAGGATGTTTTTCTCGCTTTAAATATTGACTtagccttttttctttttttgataaCTAGTAATTAATTCTCTGCCGGCTTGCCATGTTTTCAAGAGCTAAATGGCGACATTTCTgccaaattttaaattctcgtTGCTTTCAATTCAAAAgcttaaaaagcaaaacaaagtcGAAGcagagcaagaaaaaaaagactgagGACTGAGCCACAATACGTTATTCTTTAATGTTAAATATGAAGTTTAAGCCCCTGGGCTGAGTTGGCAAAGCAATTTCATCTCACGGTGTTTGTCCGCGAGATTACAAACTCGCAACCCACTCGGCTTCAACCTTAGCTTCTCAAACGCAATTGAAGTGGGGTTTGAGGTTAAAAGGGCAGCATAAGATGTTACAAGTTAATTTGTCCTGTTTTCTGACTGAGCTCGTCTCGAATTGGTGGACCACGGACACCTTAATAATCGCTGAACAGCCTTTCGTATTTCCACGACTCGCCAAAGATAAACCAACGGATTTAAAGACGAGTTCATGAAGACCACAGTTCCCGCAAGTTGAAGAACAATATATTTGTTGACACTCCAACCCGTGACTTGAATAACAATTGAGATACAATTGTAAGGAAAGCAGAATAGGAACAAGAAAAAGCAGACATAGAACGTGTTGACGGCAGATTTTGTCGAGAGGGCTAAAAACCGAAGTGAAGTGTTTTTTCGTTGAGTGGTCATCCGGGTTTGTGCTTTTATCTGAGTTTGATGGCGCCTGACAATTCGAAAGATGTTAAAATACATCAGGACCATGATAGAAAAAGAGATAGAAAACAACGAGATCACAACACAATAATATGCTTTAAAGCGGTCTAGCGTCCACGTTAAACTCAACAACCCTGCTGTTAAGAAACCAAACGCGATAAAAACGATGACCCTTTTGGTTGTGACGATCACTTGGTAGCGCATGTGAAGGTAGAATACGAGGTAGCGGTCTATGCTGATGAAAATTGCCATCCCAAAAGAGGCTGCTGTTAAGATGACTGAGAGAATATCGAAAGCCGAATTTAGTTCTTTAGGACTTCCTTCTTTGGTAAGTAAGGTGAAAAGACATATGGCAACTTGCATGGGTTGAATAAACATGCCCACAGAAAAATCCGTCAATGCAAGGCCAAAGAGTAAGGTGTTGGATGGCGAATGCAACGAAGGACTCTTCCATATTGTCATGAGCACGATGCCATTGCCAAATGCCGCTGAAAGCGAAGTGCACGCATTGATGACACAATTCGTGATGTGAAAAGTTCGAAGCTTCGCGAGGTCCCCATCGCTAATAGCTGACTGGTTAGTGCTAAAAGGGTGTATCTGATTTCGAAGATCACCGAAAAATTCCATTTGACTGGAGCAGTTCCAAGTATGAAGTGGGAAACGTTCTCAGCGTGTACTTGGCTCTAGAACTAAGCAAAAGCTTCCTCTGCAAGAGAAAGTTCGTGAATTAGAAAAGATCATGTAAATTTCAAGTCGTCACCTGCTTTTTCTACTAAAAAAACGTATAATTAACATTATCTATTACTTCCTCTAATTCTTTCCCGCGCTGATGAGCTGTTGCCGGCGGTTGTTAGGTATTAAGCTCTTTCTCCAGCCACGTAACCCGGCGCTTATAGAAACGATTTCGCCATCCAGAAACGCTAAGGCACCAAAAGCTAAAATTTTTATAGGATCTACAAGTCTCTGTTAAATCCAAAACTGTTTTTGAAATTGCAAAATTATTGTCaaatcggaaaaaaaaagctgttcTTAATACCACAATATTATTGGGAGTCCGAAAGTATTTTTCTAAACcggaaaatcttttcaaatccAACGTTCATTCTCTGGTCCATAAATCTTCCTTTAAAAACAACGGGGCATTTGCTTGTGATACCCTTCCTGAGGTACCAAGCTGCAGGTGGCCAAAAGGCGGTAAACTTCCATTGTTATTACGTCTTGATCGTTATTCTCTTCATGTGTCATCggtgtttgaaaaaaatgtttgcgTGAATCGGGAAAAGTCAGGTTGAAAATCGCAATTTCCCTGCAATCATCGGAAGTTGTTATATTTTGGCGCATTTGCCCTTGCTAGCTAGCTACAGATATCGTGCCATTTCTCAAAATAGCAACTAATATGAATAAAGGAGCTTAAGGCAAAGAAGACGATCGCAAcagcaagaacgtcatctgaaaactgaacattgtttttttgtaattatttcaaGATTACTCCAAGCTAGAAAAACATGTATACACTATTCTGGAATTACAATGGCGTTACGAGAGCTTAGGAAATCGAAAGATGAAACAACTTCTAATTTTACTATTAATTaagatatgcaaatttttggcTTTCTTGTGGACATCCTTGTCTGCTTGCATTAAATTGCTTAATTACCCATTATGGCAAACGCAATGctaattttttgcaaagacCGAATTGAGGAGGCCTCCAACTTTGGCACCGAACACCTGCTTGTGAGTTTGGGGTATCAACAATGCCGTTTCAGATTGTTCCACGATATAAGAACAGATTCGAGGTTCAGGCGAATATTtagcattttctttgttttcatcacaagaaaatgcaacaccaATTCAATTGCTGTCCCCTTTCACAATTCGGTAAATTTTCTCTGAGCTTCTCCATTATGTAGGAGAAAATTAGTCAACACTTAGGCACAGGTGCGACTGGACAGCTGTTTCTTCCGCCAACACCAACAGGCAATTTTTGGCGAGGCAATCATTACTAAACGTGATATTTCCAAATTCACCTGCtttatttacttttcattcaacttaATCTTTATTTAAGCATGGAGCGATTCGACAACTTAATGTCCAATTTAAAACTTCGAACTCTTTtacaaacaaagacaaaaataagcaGTTATCTCTTATTGTCGTGTCCGtggtcagttttttttttaattggccGAGGGACTCGACTTTCCTTGGCTCAAGAGGTAAACTGCTCCCTTCATTGCTGAAATCTCCTTTGTCAGATTTGTAAGCGTATTTGCAAGATTAGCTCCTGCCATTTGACAAGAGCAACCCTTGTTGTTCCACTTTCCCCGAGAGCTGTCGTAGTCGACAATCTCTCCTCAGCCTTCTTGGCTCCTTTTATGTCAGGCTTTGCTTCCTCGCTTGTCCATCGAAAAAGCCCcagttttttatctttcaccAGCCCAATCCAAATTTCCCCCGTTGCATCTACGAGTTTTGAAAGACGAATTGATTTTCTTCAGTCGAGTTCAAGCTGACCAGATCTGCGTGATTCTCGCGGTAAAACGTTAATGAGTCGTTCCAGGACTTGGAACCTTTATAGGCTCGATAACAGGAATCACCCCAGCTGAGCCAGTGTTGAGGACAAGCTTCCAAACCTGTTAAACGGATTGCGGTAGTTGTGATAAATAACGACGGTCCAATGCAACGAAAGTAAGCTGGAATTCTATTGGCCATAAAATTTGTCACCGACGAAATTAAGAGTCGGGCTCGGTCGTTGCACAGTACTGAGGATGATACATTTTCCTAACGACTCATACGcactcggaaaaaaaaaaaacactatgAGGGTAGCCACGATTAGGAGACGAACGTTCACTATCTTTTAATTCCAGGTTTGAAGCTTGAAATGACTAAATGATAGAATTCACTGAACGACTTTCGCGTCTAgctttaattaacaattatttcacgagcgcgcgttggatatgagatgatagatagccaacgaggtacatagcgccgagttggctgtaatcatctcatatccagcAAGCGCGAgcggaataattgttttacaaTGTATCGTACAAAATTGGCCTTGATAGAACTCTTTTAGATAGAACCTTCAAAATCAACAGCACGTGATCGGGCTTTCACAATGACGTTAAGCACGTCACTTTCATTTTACGTAAAAAACTTTTCCCTTCACATCTAATCTATAAGGTACTTAATCGGTATATTACTAGGGCCCAGACCCCCTCATCTGATGGTGACCAAGTTCAAAAGCTCAGCGAAGATTGTGTAAACTTGTTAAACGGTTTTGCGTCGATTTAGACATTAAGATGGCATTCTCTTCCCTTAAGATCCGCAACATGTTCAGTGTGAAGGATCCTGTACCTTTCCATCTCCGTTCTCGTGTCGTACTTGTGCAGGATGTACGTCGGGGAAACATTCCGACACATTTCGACACGCATTCGTGAGCATCTGGGAAGGGACAGGACCTCTCACATTTTCCAACATTTGCAAAACTCTGAGGAAAGTCGAAGACTCTCTTCTGAGagttgtttttccattttagaTACAGCACACAATCGTTTTCAGTTGATACTTAAAGAGACTGCTCATATCCGCTGGACCAATCCCAGTCTTAATAAGAAGCTAAAACACGCGGAGCTAACTTTATCTCTTTAGCTATATTTCTGCTTTagtatttatttgttttttgcagtTCTTTTTCACTTGCAACTGACGATCGATGATCGATCGAAACATGTTTTGCAAACTTaaaattgttgttgattttttaagaatattaGTTCGCGGGCTTTTATCTCGACCATTTGGAAATTCATTACCTGACGAGGGAATTCCGCGTTAAATTGCACGCGAAAACCGATATCGCACGAATCGAttttcaagtgcaatttgtataggtaatagcatgatttgttgtgatatttggcataaataccacgagttatatttcaaaactgttttatataatttcacgagccgttaggcgagtgaaatttggggcaattttgaaatatcactagtggtatttatgccaaatatcacgtacaattcatgttattacttgtttatactacaacctgagaaattcagtcatctaacgccatgtgtctattttcgtcgagttgtttcgcttcgtaaGCGAGAAAATTGGTTtcgaagttcttgttttcagcCCAGCGGGTCCAGACATTGCGCCAGGTCGATGTGCTTTTCTCAGTACTCTGGTTCTCCGAATTTTCCTTTAGTTCTttaatctcctgatttcaaaatctagaaatctttccgccatttttgcgtaactcgtgcgacgagattatttggtgattttgggttaccatagtaactgtaattttgaCATGTAGGTacttcaaattaagctgaaatacaaCTGctcttagccaatcaaattgcagaaGTTTCTTAGGTAGTAGTATAAATCGCGGAATTCACGAGTCAGGTGATGAATTTTCGTTGTATCGCATAATTGAAGAAaatcttgggaaaaaaaaacagcaataatattgtttggttTCATCCTGAGCGCGCGCTCCagaaagccatttcaaagtcaactatcaaaactgtcattttgttagcaaataaaaaatgacttgGCCAACTAGCGACTTATCAGTTTATGATCCTCAATGTTTCACAAATGTTTTGAACCAAATACCTTATAATTGCCAATGGTGGAGATCAGTTAGTTTAAAACAACTTCTGCTATTTTTTCAGGCCAATTTTATGTCACTCGACTCTCGgcaaattatgcaaaatgtGTTCAAGTGCTTGCAATTGTACGCTGATCAAACTTCAACATTCCACTGAAGTTTCACTGACTGGGTTGGCACAACCAGTTCTTAAGTGAAGAAAGTTAACGAAAAGTCCCTGTTGTTGTAGGGTCATGTGTCGCCGTCAAAACCTTACATTTGATTTCTGACGTTGCTAAAGTGAGTGCTCTTATTTTCGCGACATTGAAGTCCCGCGAAGAAAAGTTGCGGTGAAAATTCAAGACGCCAGACTTAGTGATCTACTTAAAAACCGTTATTTTTAGTTTGCCATCCACTACTCGGAGTATACAAGCGAGTAGGAGGGTTCAAAGTCCGATTCAACGCATTTCCTTATTCCTCATTATCTGACTCATCATGCTGAATTATTTCCTATAACACTCCCGATGCTTACTAAAGACTACTTGACAGCGCCATCGAGTTAAATAGCACCTTGGTCACTTACATCAGTGTTCTTTGAAAGCGTGTTATGTTTCTGACATTGTTTAAGATTTCAGCCTGTTGCTTTTTGCGATTCTATTCCGTTATggctaaataaaataaacgcaaATGGATTTTAAAAAACGAACACCGGTTACTTGATTCGCgaaattaaatcaaaatcGCGAAATTTAAGTACCGCCAAATATTTCTATTCAAAATTTTCACGccaaaataatttatactagggacctttagattcgaGGACGAGAATGAGTACGAGAGTTGACTGCCCGTCTTTTTgtgaaaatacttagaaaatttataatcGGGACAATCAGtcttactctttgttagcagtatcGGTTAATCAGTTATTCTTATCGCTGGAAaagatcgaaaaatgccaaagttTAAgggcctggggcctgtttctcgaaagtcccgaaacttttcgggcgtatttcgggtgacataattctcttcgtatcttcaaaacgaaggcgtctcgaggcacgaaacttcgcagttattttaatttttattccctttacaacatatgaaaagaccagctttacagaaaaagcaggtcgtagttttacgaatggcttttcgggcccgaaaagttctcgggactttcgagaaacgggcccctgggcTTAGTTCGCAAAGCATTTTCAACTCACGCTGTTTGTCGAGGTTGCACCTTAGCTTCTCAAACGCAACTGAAATAGGGTGTTAGGTTAAAAGGGCAGCATAAGATGTTACAAGTTAACTTGTCCTGTTTTCTGACTGAGCTCGTCTCGAGCTGGTGGACCATGGACACCTTAATAATCGCTGAACAGCCTTTCGTATTTCCACGACTCGCCAAAGATAAACCAACGGATTTAAGGATGAGTTCATGAAGACCACAGTTCCCGCAAGTTGAAGAACAATATATTTGGTTACACTCCAACCCGTGACTTGAATAACAATTGAAATACAAAAGTAAGGAAAGCAGAATATgaacaagaaaaagcaaatATAGAAAGTGTTGACGGCAGATTTTGTCGAGAGGGCTAAAAACCGATGTGAAGTGTTTTTTCGTTGAGAGCTCATCCGAGTTTGCGTCTTTATCTGAGTTTGATGTCGCCTGACAATTCgaaagattttaaaatacaTCAGGACAATGATAGAAAAACCGATAGAGAACAACGAGATCACAACACAATAATATGCTTTAGAGCGGTCTAGCGTCCACACTAATCCCAACAATCCTGCTGTTAAGAAACCAAACGCGATAAAAACGATGACCTTTTTGGTTGTGACAATCATTTGGTAGCGCATGTGAAGGTAGAACATGAGGTAGCGATCTATACTGATGAAAGTTACTATCACAAGAGAGGCCCCCGATAATATGACTGAGAGGACGTCGAAAGCCGAATTTAGTTCTTTAGGACTTCCTTCTTTGGTAAGTAAGCTGAAAAGGCATTTTGCAACTTCCATGGGTTGAATAAACGTGCCCACAGAAAAATCCGTCAATGCAAGGCCAAAGAGTAAGGTGTTGGATGGCGAATGCAACGAACGACTCTTCCATATTGTCATGAGCACGATGCCATTGCCAAATGCCGCTGAAAACGAAGTGCACGCATTGATGACACAGTTCGTGATGAGAAAAGTTCGAAGCTTTGCAAGATCCCCATTGCTAATAGCTGAATGGTTAGTGTTCAAAAGGTATATCTGATT contains:
- the LOC141874244 gene encoding melanocyte-stimulating hormone receptor-like, translated to MEFFGDLRNQIHPFSTNQSAISDGDLAKLRTFHITNCVINACTSLSAAFGNGIVLMTIWKSPSLHSPSNTLLFGLALTDFSVGMFIQPMQVAICLFTLLTKEGSPKELNSAFDILSVILTAASFGMAIFISIDRYLVFYLHMRYQVIVTTKRVIVFIAFGFLTAGLLSLTWTLDRFKAYYCVVISLFSISFSIMVLMYFNIFRIVRRHQTQIKAQTRMTTQRKNTSLRFLALSTKSAVNTFYVCFFLFLFCFPYNCISIVIQVTGWSVNKYIVLQLAGTVVFMNSSLNPLVYLWRVVEIRKAVQRLLRCPWSTNSRRAQSENRTN
- the LOC141874243 gene encoding melanocyte-stimulating hormone receptor-like produces the protein MEFFSDLRNQIYLLNTNHSAISNGDLAKLRTFLITNCVINACTSFSAAFGNGIVLMTIWKSRSLHSPSNTLLFGLALTDFSVGTFIQPMEVAKCLFSLLTKEGSPKELNSAFDVLSVILSGASLVIVTFISIDRYLMFYLHMRYQMIVTTKKVIVFIAFGFLTAGLLGLVWTLDRSKAYYCVVISLFSIGFSIIVLMYFKIFRIVRRHQTQIKTQTRMSSQRKNTSHRFLALSTKSAVNTFYICFFLFIFCFPYFCISIVIQVTGWSVTKYIVLQLAGTVVFMNSSLNPLVYLWRVVEIRKAVQRLLRCPWSTSSRRAQSENRTS